The Elaeis guineensis isolate ETL-2024a chromosome 14, EG11, whole genome shotgun sequence genome has a segment encoding these proteins:
- the LOC105056907 gene encoding uncharacterized protein, whose translation MSESEGRRHVESISALNHGGFDFEDDHDHHHVKKSVLSKVKEKARKWRNLLAKKKHGHDDDNPTPPWGVTLDEEDDEQDPEYHGAPMYESETAPDTYKDGTSQHPSAVLQSPIALEKSVVFQRDNADKEPEMKQGNDMLEPPVLHHLDAIKETSSPHATSLSHSMPAHQDPVGESGTDKTLPETVTEMLAPAYNMVSEATQMIASKIQSPGTGQELGAKQMWDKGISVKEYLMHKLEPGEEDRALCQVITEAVSPRNTGEAQGEAGIVEKVKEAVSSLLGREELRETPIPVCTNPPADQRPIQVSTNPPRAREAPTPLSTYLDAHGSPIPGSTKLNNAQKSPILDSRNLEEHGSPIPVSTNPFAEEVEIDGRRLQAYTN comes from the exons ATGTCTGAATCCGAAGGGAGGAGACATGTGGAGAGCATTTCTGCTCTTAATCACG GTGGCTTCGACTTTGAAGATGATCACGATCACCACCATGTGAAGAAGTCGGTTCTGTCGAAGGTGAAGGAGAAGGCTAGGAAGTGGAGGAACCTGCTTGCCAAGAAGAAACATGGACACGACGATGACAATCCCACCCCTCCATGGGGAGTTACCTTGGATGAAGAGGATGATGAACAAGATCCTGAATACCACGGCGCTCCAA TGTATGAATCGGAGACGGCTCCTGACACCTACAAGGATGGAACTTCCCAACATCCGTCGGCAGTACTACAAAGTCCCATTGCACTCGAGAAATCAGTAGTTTTCCAGCGCGACAACGCTGACAAGGAACCAGAAATGAAGCAAGGTAACGATATGCTCGAACCACCGGTTTTGCACCACCTTGACGCGATCAAGGAGACATCATCTCCCCATGCTACATCTTTGTCGCACAGCATGCCGGCACACCAAGATCCTGTCGGAGAGAGCGGTACCGATAAGACGCTGCCCGAGACCGTAACAGAGATGCTTGCACCGGCGTACAACATGGTCTCGGAGGCGACACAGATGATAGCTTCAAAGATCCAGAGCCCAGGAACCGGACAAGAACTAGGAGCAAAGCAGATGTGGGATAAGGGGATTTCGGTGAAGGAGTATCTTATGCACAAGCTGGAGCCTGGAGAAGAAGATAGAGCACTCTGTCAGGTGATCACCGAAGCTGTAAGCCCGAGGAATACTGGTGAAGCCCAGGGTGAAGCGGGCATAGTGGAGAAGGTGAAGGAAGCGGTCTCTTCTTTGCTGGGAAGGGAAGAGCTACGTGAGACACCAATCCCAGTTTGTACAAATCCTCCTGCGGATCAGCGGCCGATCCAAGTTTCTACCAATCCTCCTCGCGCGCGGGAGGCACCGACCCCACTTTCTACGTATCTTGATGCGCATGGGTCACCCATCCCGGGCTCTACAAAACTTAATAATGCGCAGAAGTCACCCATCCTAGATTCTAGAAATCTTGAGGAGCATGGATCACCCATCCCAGTCTCTACAAATCCTTTTGCAG AAGAAGTTGAAATTGACGGAAGGAGACTTCAAGCATACACCAATTAA
- the LOC105056910 gene encoding protein TOC75-3, chloroplastic, whose translation MAFCGQRLSLGAQIPLSGSARDRRSASAAASASAPIPGHHLKCVLSSAKIPSPKFPTTWTRKKTLATFFSSALASAAGGGFLLHLSTPVPPPGNTGGGGGGGGWGWGGFGGGEGGGFWSQIFAPLAAIAREEDPAGGGGPEWDVHGLPANIIVQLSKLSGFKRYKISEILFFDRRRGTAVAGTEDSFFEMISLHPGGVYTKAQLQKELENLASCGMFEKVDLEGKTKPDGTLALTASFTESTWQSADAFRCINVGLMPQTKQMDMDADMTDREKLEYFRKQEKDYRRRIDRSRPCLLPMPVHREVLQMLREHGRVSARLLQRIRDRVQKWYHDEGYACAQVVNFGNLNTKEVVCEVVEGDITQLVIQFQDKLGNVCEGNTQLAVVRRELPKQLRPGHVFNIEAGKQALRNINSLALFSNIEVNPRPDEKNEGAIIVEIKLKELEQQSAEVSTEWSIVPGRQGRPTLASIQPGGTVSFEHRNIKGLNRSILGSVTSSNLLNPQDDLSFKLEYVHPYVDGVYNPRNRTFRASCFNSRKLSPVFTGGPGVDEVPPVWIDRVGFKANITEAFTRQSKFSYGLVMEEITTRDETSSICTHGARVLPIGGLSMDGPPTTLSGTGIDRMAFAQANITRDNTKFVNGAVVGERDVFQLDQGLGIGSKFPFFNRHQLTLTRFVPLKQVEEAAGKPPPPVLVLHGHYGGCVGDLPSYDAFTLGGPYSVRGYNMGELGACRNILELAAELRIPVRNTHIYAFAEHGNDLGSSKDVKGNPTEFFRRAGHGSSYGVGVKLGLVRAEYAVDHNAGTGAIFFRFGERF comes from the exons ATGGCTTTCTGCGGTCAGAGGCTATCCCTGGGCGCCCAGATACCCCTCTCTGGCTCCGCCCGCGACCGGCGCTCTGCTTCCGCCGCCGCCTCCGCCTCCGCCCCCATCCCCGGCCATCACCTCAAATGTGTCCTATCCTCCGCGAAAATCCCATCGCCTAAATTTCCCACCACCTGGACCCGCAAGAAAACCCTCGCCACCTTCTTCTCCTCCGCCCTCGCCTCCGCCGCTGGCGGTGGCTTCCTCCTCCACCTCTCCACTCCCGTCCCTCCCCCCGGCAACACgggaggcggcggcggcggtggcggtTGGGGCTGGGGAGGCTTCGGCGGGGGCGAGGGTGGAGGGTTCTGGTCCCAGATCTTCGCTCCCCTGGCGGCTATCGCGAGGGAGGAGGATCCCGCGGGCGGCGGAGGCCCGGAGTGGGACGTCCACGGCCTGCCGGCCAACATCATTGTCCAGCTGAGCAAGCTGAGCGGGTTCAAGCGGTACAAGATCTCGGAGATTCTCTTCTTCGACCGACGCCGCGGGACCGCCGTCGCCGGCACCGAGGACTCCTTCTTCGAGATGATCTCTCTCCACCCCGGCGGCGTCTACACCAAGGCCCAGCTCCAGAAGGAACTCGAAAACCTAGCCTCCTGTGGCATGTTCGAGAAGGTCGACCTCGAGGGCAAGACCAAGCCCGACGGTACCCTCGCTCTCACCGCGTCCTTCACCGAGAGCACCTGGCAGTCGGCCGACGCCTTCCGGTGCATCAACGTCGGGCTGATGCCCCAGACGAAGCAGATGGACATGGATGCGGACATGACCGACAGGGAGAAGCTGGAGTACTTCCGGAAACAGGAGAAGGACTACCGGAGGAGGATCGACCGGTCCAGGCCGTGCCTGCTGCCCATGCCGGTGCACCGGGAGGTGCTGCAGATGCTTCGGGAGCACGGGAGGGTCAGCGCGAGGCTGCTGCAGAGGATCCGGGACCGGGTCCAGAAGTGGTACCACGATGAGGGGTATGCTTGTGCCCAGGTGGTCAATTTCGGCAATCTGAATACAAAAGAGGTGGTGTGTGAGGTCGTGGAGGGGGATATCACGCAGCTGGTCATCCAGTTTCAGGATAAACTCGGGAATGTCTGTGAAGGGAATACCCAGCTTGCTGTCGTTCGTCGGGAGCTGCCCAAACAG CTTCGACCAGGGCATGTCTTTAATATTGAAGCAGGGAAACAAGCTCTAAGGAACATAAATTCACTTGCTTTATTTTCTAACATTGAGGTGAACCCACGACCCGATGAAAAGAATGAAGGAGCAATCATAGTTGAAATAAAGCTCAAAGAACTGGAACAGCAATCAGCCGAAGTAAGCACAGAGTGGAGTATTGTACCTGGACGGCAAGGACGACCAACTCTG GCATCAATTCAACCTGGTGGAACAGTTTCATTTGAACATCGGAATATCAAAGGGTTGAACAGGTCCATACTTGGCTCTGTGACATCCAGCAATCTGCTCAATCCTCAG GATGACCTGTCTTTCAAGCTAGAGTATGTGCACCCATATGTGGATGGTGTGTATAACCCTCGCAACCGTACATTCCGTGCTAGCTGCTTTAACAGCCGCAAGTTGAGTCCTGTTTTCACTGGTGGGCCAGGGGTGGATGAAGTTCCACCTGTGTGGATTGACAGAGTTGGATTCAAAGCAAATATAACAGAG GCCTTCACACGACAAAGCAAATTCAGTTATGGACTTGTGATGGAGGAAATCACAACTCGCGATGAAACTAGTAGTATATGTACTCATGGTGCTCGAGTACTTCCTATTGGTGGCTTAAGCATGGATGGACCTCCAACAACCCTAAGTGGTACTGGTATTGACCGCATGGCATTTGCACAGGCAAATATTACTCGTGACAACACGAAGTTTGTAAATGGTGCAGTTGTTGGCGAGAGAGATGTCTTTCAG TTAGACCAAGGACTTGGAATTGGCAGCAAGTTTCCATTCTTCAATCGTCACCAGCTCACATTGACCCGCTTTGTTCCATTGAAACAAGTAGAAGAAGCTGCTGGCAAGCCACCGCCACCTGTTTTGGTCCTTCATGGACATTATGGTGGTTGTGTGGGAGACCTCCCAAGCTATGATGCTTTCACACTCGGAGGGCCCTATTCAGTGAGGGGCTACAATATGGGCGAGTTGGGTGCCTGCAGAAACATTCTTGAG CTTGCTGCTGAGCTGCGGATCCCTGTGAGGAATACGCATATATATGCATTTGCAGAACATGGGAATGATCTTGGTAGTTCAAAGGATGTGAAAGGGAACCCGACCGAGTTCTTCCGCCGAGCTGGACATGGTTCATCTTATGGTGTAGGTGTGAAGCTTGGGTTGGTAAGAGCGGAGTATGCAGTTGATCATAATGCCGGTACTGGTGCAATATTTTTTAGGTTTGGAGAGAGATTTTGA
- the LOC105056906 gene encoding uncharacterized protein isoform X1 has translation MPVRVVESSTPSQVSGQDASSGHSLPPRCTLLNVGRAFAGTQNVSSLQKDEAWKVNVQIQGCDFDHGYLCGTMEALNVPLADTPVVTFWEGEIVDTKNYTFFTGKWEATPEDDIRHWSKFPSFAPLLSQVEADGGKSLDLSNYPYIFMRWKEQYFVNVGVDCGLTIAGFYYVCFSCSDGSISGFYYDPNSSPFQKLELKCSNELLGFTFSSYQLQ, from the exons GACAAGATGCGAGTTCTGGACATTCTCTACCTCCTCGTTGTACACTTTTGAATGTTGGACGG GCTTTTGCTGGAACTCAGAATGTTTCAAGTTTACAGAAAGATGAAGCATGGAAAGTTAATGTACAGATCCAAGGATGTGATTTTGATCATGGTTATTTATGTGGTACAATGGAAGCACTCAACGTTCCTCTAGCGGACACACCT GTAGTTACATTCTGGGAGGGAGAAATTGTGGACACTAAAAACTATACATTTTTCACTGGCAAGTGGGAAGCGAC GCCAGAGGATGACATAAGGCACTGGTCCAAGTTTCCATCTTTTGCTCCACTTCTG AGCCAGGTTGAGGCTGATGGTGGTAAATCTTTGGACCTGAGCAACTACCCATATATATTTATG AGATGGAAGGAGCAGTACTTTGTCAATGTTGGAGTAGATTGTGGCTTGACTATTGCTGGCTTCTACTATGTTTGCTTTTCCTGCAGTGATGGCTCTATTAGTGGCTTTTATTATGATCCAAACAGTAG CCCATTTCAGAAGCTTGAACTAAAGTGCAGCAACGAGCTCTTGGGTTTCACTTTTTCTTCATATCAGTTACAGTGA
- the LOC105056912 gene encoding thaumatin-like protein — MPTHKLNLFFLCLCLSITLSCEIQLILVNNCNHSVWPGTLGNAGQPTPEDGGFHLDAFEETFFDVPPGWSGRIWARKGCCFDKQGKGSCDTGDCGGRLHCQGMSGAPPATVVEMTFGTTRSPLHYYDVSLVDGFNLPVTMKPIGGGIGCGVAGCEVDLNVCCPFKFEERRQGKVVGCKSACLALKTDKYCCTGDYSSPRSCKPTLFSHIFKSICPHAYSFAYDDPTSLRTCRASRYLITFCPPAR, encoded by the exons ATGCCAACTCACAAACTAAATCTTTTCTTCCTCTGTCTCTGCTTGTCGATCACGCTATCAT GTGAGATCCAACTCATACTGGTTAACAATTGCAACCACAGCGTGTGGCCTGGGACACTCGGCAATGCAGGGCAACCGACCCCAGAAGATGGAGGCTTCCATCTTGATGCGTTCGAGGAGACATTCTTCGATGTGCCTCCCGGCTGGTCTGGGAGGATATGGGCCAGAAAAGGCTGCTGCTTTGACAAACAAGGCAAGGGCTCCTGCGACACGGGGGATTGCGGCGGGCGACTCCATTGCCAGGGCATGAGTGGAGCACCACCAGCCACCGTTGTTGAGATGACCTTTGGCACCACCAGATCACCACTGCACTACTATGATGTGAGCTTGGTGGATGGCTTCAATCTTCCAGTTACAATGAAACCAATCGGGGGAGGAATCGGGTGCGGTGTGGCAGGATGCGAGGTGGACCTGAACGTCTGCTGCCCTTTCAAGTTTGAGGAGAGGCGGCAAGGGAAGGTGGTTGGGTGTAAGAGTGCATGCCTGGCTCTGAAGACGGACAAGTATTGCTGCACCGGGGATTACAGTTCCCCAAGGAGCTGCAAGCCAACACTTTTCTCCCACATCTTCAAGTCCATATGCCCCCACGCATACAGCTTTGCCTATGATGACCCCACGAGCTTGAGAACATGCAGGGCATCACGATATCTCATTACCTTCTGCCCTCCTGCAAGGTAA
- the LOC105056906 gene encoding uncharacterized protein isoform X2 — MMLIGYAFQAFAGTQNVSSLQKDEAWKVNVQIQGCDFDHGYLCGTMEALNVPLADTPVVTFWEGEIVDTKNYTFFTGKWEATPEDDIRHWSKFPSFAPLLSQVEADGGKSLDLSNYPYIFMRWKEQYFVNVGVDCGLTIAGFYYVCFSCSDGSISGFYYDPNSSPFQKLELKCSNELLGFTFSSYQLQ; from the exons atgatgcttATTGGATATGCATTCCAG GCTTTTGCTGGAACTCAGAATGTTTCAAGTTTACAGAAAGATGAAGCATGGAAAGTTAATGTACAGATCCAAGGATGTGATTTTGATCATGGTTATTTATGTGGTACAATGGAAGCACTCAACGTTCCTCTAGCGGACACACCT GTAGTTACATTCTGGGAGGGAGAAATTGTGGACACTAAAAACTATACATTTTTCACTGGCAAGTGGGAAGCGAC GCCAGAGGATGACATAAGGCACTGGTCCAAGTTTCCATCTTTTGCTCCACTTCTG AGCCAGGTTGAGGCTGATGGTGGTAAATCTTTGGACCTGAGCAACTACCCATATATATTTATG AGATGGAAGGAGCAGTACTTTGTCAATGTTGGAGTAGATTGTGGCTTGACTATTGCTGGCTTCTACTATGTTTGCTTTTCCTGCAGTGATGGCTCTATTAGTGGCTTTTATTATGATCCAAACAGTAG CCCATTTCAGAAGCTTGAACTAAAGTGCAGCAACGAGCTCTTGGGTTTCACTTTTTCTTCATATCAGTTACAGTGA
- the LOC105056908 gene encoding pentatricopeptide repeat-containing protein At1g11290, chloroplastic, with amino-acid sequence MLRRFASPLLLCRRRTAVHTASHFISPVSSDTGSDSDDALDLQTPCHLRAAPYDFVRILSAAAKSSSIATGQQTHTAVIKLGLASNLFITTALLDVYCKCRRISEAQRLFEEMPKRNVVTWNALIHGHSQSEIPILAIRAFVQMVSQGIFPSPSTVSSVLVACSRSGVLGYGMMLHCVGFKHGFCSNVVVGTALVDMYSKCCDMGVARRVFDEMDERNVITWTSLVTGYVLQRRPYDAMLLVREMRHLGVRLNKVTYNSLLSSFSRPEDLVHGKQVHCLVLREGLEADPYIAVTLVTMYSKCGSLEDFVKAYPTVSRQDQISCNSIIAAFSHLGDGKEAIEKFLKMRRECIDTDFFTFASVLRAIGMLSALEEGKQIHTLVWKTGHASNVCVQNGLVSMYAKCGAISDSKKVFSSMAEPDLVSWNSLIAGCAQHGYGRKAVELFEQMRQIGVRQDRTTFLSVLTACSHAGLVEKGLEFFYLMKDGDSPVVAGLEHYACVVDLLGRAGYLHEAETFVNNMPIKPSLSVYRALLSACRIHGNVEIAKRAAESLFELCPNDHSTHVLLSNVFAADGCWDKATGVRKTMLGKGLKKKPAWTWIEDRIPLGALEGLA; translated from the coding sequence ATGCTCCGCCGCTTCGCCTCTCCGCTTCTCCTCTGCCGCCGCCGTACCGCGGTTCACACCGCATCCCATTTCATCTCCCCCGTCTCAAGCGACACCGGTTCCGACTCGGACGATGCACTGGACCTCCAGACCCCGTGCCACCTGCGCGCCGCCCCCTACGACTTCGTCAGAATCCTCTCTGCGGCCGCCAAATCTTCGTCTATTGCGACTGGACAGCAGACGCATACCGCCGTCATCAAGCTGGGCCTGGCTTCCAACCTCTTCATCACTACCGCTCTTCTCGATGTGTACTGCAAGTGCAGGAGAATTTCCGAGGCGCAACGGTTGTTCGAAGAAATGCCCAAACGAAACGTAGTCACGTGGAATGCTCTGATCCATGGCCATTCGCAGTCCGAAATCCCAATCCTCGCCATACGAGCTTTTGTGCAGATGGTTTCTCAAGGGATTTTTCCGAGCCCGTCTACCGTGTCGAGTGTTTTAGTGGCTTGCTCCCGGTCAGGGGTTCTGGGTTATGGAATGATGCTGCACTGCGTTGGTTTCAAGCATGGGTTTTGCTCGAATGTGGTGGTGGGGACGGCATTGGTGGATATGTATTCGAAGTGCTGCGATATGGGCGTGGCCAGGAGAGTGTTTGATGAGATGGACGAGAGGAATGTGATCACTTGGACCTCACTGGTGACTGGATATGTGCTGCAACGAAGACCTTATGATGCCATGCTGTTGGTCAGAGAGATGAGGCATCTCGGTGTTCGATTGAATAAGGTGACTTATAACAGCCTCCTTAGCTCGTTCTCGAGGCCTGAAGATTTGGTTCATGGAAAGCAAGTCCATTGTCTTGTGCTACGAGAAGGTTTAGAGGCCGATCCTTACATTGCAGTCACCCTTGTAACCATGTACTCAAAATGTGGCAGTTTGGAGGATTTTGTAAAGGCTTATCCCACTGTCTCAAGACAGGATCAGATATCTTGCAACTCAATCATTGCAGCATTTTCTCATCTGGGAGATGGCAAGGAAGCAATTGAAAAGTTCCTCAAAATGAGAAGGGAATGCATCGATACAGACTTCTTCACCTTCGCAAGCGTCTTGAGAGCTATAGGAATGCTTTCTGCTCTTGAAGAGGGTAAGCAAATCCATACTCTCGTTTGGAAGAcaggacatgcttcaaatgtaTGTGTTCAGAATGGTCTTGTATCGATGTATGCAAAATGTGGTGCAATAAGTGATTCCAAAAAGGTCTTTTCTTCTATGGCTGAGCCCGATCTGGTTTCCTGGAATTCGCTTATTGCAGGGTGTGCCCAACATGGCTATGGCAGGAAGGCTGTAGAATTGTTCGAACAAATGAGACAAATTGGAGTTAGACAAGACCGTACTACCTTTCTGTCGGTGCTCACAGCTTGTAGCCATGCTGGGCTTGTGGAGAAGGGTCTTGAATTTTTCTATTTGATGAAAGACGGTGACTCACCAGTTGTTGCAGGATTGGAGCATTATGCTTGCGTGGTTGATCTTCTTGGTCGGGCAGGTTATCTTCATGAAGCAGAAACTTTTGTCAATAATATGCCTATAAAGCCAAGCCTTTCGGTCTACAGGGCTCTTCTCAGTGCATGCCGAATTCATGGGAATGTGGAGATAGCCAAACGTGCTGCAGAGAGCCTCTTTGAGCTATGCCCAAATGATCATTCTACTCATGTTTTGCTCTCAAATGTCTTTGCAGCTGATGGTTGTTGGGACAAGGCAACAGGTGTGCGGAAAACCATGTTGGGAAAAGGATTGAAGAAGAAGCCTGCCTGGACTTGGATTGAGGATCGAATTCCTCTTGGTGCATTGGAAGGATTGGCATGA